Part of the Brassica oleracea var. oleracea cultivar TO1000 chromosome C8, BOL, whole genome shotgun sequence genome is shown below.
ATGTTTACAATGCCAATGTCCATATATGATGAATATGTGAAGAAATCATATCATGATCAAGTGTAATATTCATACATTTTTGTTGCAGATACATTATGCGCTATAGTAAGACAGATCCAGCTTTCATCTACAAGCAGATAGAAATGTACACAAATCTTTTGATTTTTCATTTTTTTACACAGCGCAAAAGCGACCGCTGGTCTCTTCTTTACTACACGTCGATGCTCTCGGTTGACGCTCCTTTAGATGACCGTCCATCAGTTTCACTCACATACGTTGAGTAGAAGTCTTCGCTATCCCCTTGTTGCTCTTTCAACTCCTCAATCTTCTCCACAGCCACTCCGATCTCCAACCTTTTCTCCACGTCCGGTTCACAACAGCTCAGACCGATTTTCAAGAGACTGACAATCTGTCCTTCACAATGGCTTGTCTTGCCCATCTCCTTATCAAACAAACCCGGCGCCCATACCCCTTGGAAACCCAAGTTCACCCAACTCACTAAATCCTCCTCACTCTTGTTACCATTTTGCAAGTTATTGGCTGGGAATTTTCCGGTTAGGATCTCCAAAATGAGTATGCCAAGCCCCCATACATCAGTTTTCTTGGTGACACGTCGGTGTTGCAAATACTCTGGGGATTTATAGGCCACCATGTGTTCCTGTGCCTTCACTTGATCGATCATAGGGATTAAGCCGTAGTCTGTGAGAAGAGGTTCAAAGTTTTTGGTGAGGAGAACGTTGGAGGATTTGAGATGACCATGTGGAGCCATTAGGCCAGGTAGATCTTGGTGGAGATATAACAGTCCCCTCGCCACTCCTTTCACAATTTTCAATCTTGTTGGCCAATCCAAACTTGGTTTTCCTAACGATTGATTACCTAATACAACAAAAACTTGAGTCTTTGAGCAAAAATAAAACTTTAGAACAAAAAGTAATAAAAACTCTTACCATGAAGATTAACAGCCAAGCTTCCTCTCTCAGCAAAATCACATACCAATAGCTTTTCCTCTTTTCTGTAGTAAAAAGCAACAATGGGAAGCAGATTATTATGTCTTAACCTCCCAAGTCTATTCATGTGCTCTTGAAACTCTTCCCTCCCTTCATTATTCATCTGCTTGAACCTCTTCACAACCATCGATACTCCACTTGATAGCACTGCTTTATAGGATGCCCCAAAACATCCACTTCCAAGTATCTCCGCCGAAGCCTTCAACAAATCTTGGAGCTCAAATCTTTCCCTATCTTCCCTCAAGAATGAAAGCTTTGTGTTCTCCACTCCTCCACCTGCTGTATCCATCTTCTTACCTAGGCGCGAGCCATTTCCATGGCTAGATTGTTGTCTATCTCTACGGCTTTGGTCTGCTTCTCTGATCCCGGTTTTCTTCTGTAGACTTGATGGTTTAGTTTCCAAACCCAAAGGTGGTTGTTTATTCTTATTTTTCCGGTTAACCAAGATGATGACGCCAATGATTATGACTACCGTCAGCGCCGTGACCACTGCCATTATGACGAGAGGTGTCCTTGATGATGATGGTTTTGGTGGTGGAGGAAGTTCATTGATAGGTGTATCACATACTGTTTCCAGAGGTTTTCCACATAAGCCTTTGTTACCTTGGAACACCTTTGGATCCATCATGGTGAGACTCTCAGGGATATGACCTATAAATGCATTGTTTGAAAGGTTTAACATGTGGAGCTTGTGTTCAAACTCTGGTATTTTTCCTGTGAATTGGTTCCCATCAACTCTCAGTTCTAAAAGCTTTGGCAGTGTGGCCAGGGATATTGGAATTTCACCGGTAAACTTGTTTTGGGCCAAATAGATCTTCTTCAGCCACCCCATACCTTCAAAAGCATTCATTGGTATCTCTCCTTCGAATTGATTGTTGGACAGATAAAGCGACTTGAGAGCAGAAAGTTTCTTAAACTCTGGGAGTGGTCCTCCAAACTTGTTGTTCATGAAGCTTAAAGTCCTCAACGATGTCAAACCGGCCAATGCATCAATGTCTATAGAACCGGAAAGCTCCAAATTCTCCATTTGCAGTCCCCAGACAGAGCCTCTGTTGCACAGGACACCATCCCAAGTGCAGGGAGGAGTTTTATCATCCCATGAGGCCAATGCATTTGGCTGGCCAACAACTAAAGATTTCTTAAACCTGAGGATAGCTTCGGAATCCGAAAGACCATGGATGGGTGTGGATAGGAGGAAAAGTAAGAGGAAAGACACTACTGGTACCATCATGGCGTAGAAGGAACGCACCTGCATTAGAGGCGCGTACCCTCTTGAGGAGGAAGACAATGTTACAGCTTGAGTTGGAAGACACAGCTGAGAGACGAAATGAATGGTAAAGAGAAGGCTTTGCATTCAAAAGCATTCTAATAATAGGTTTGTGGTGAAACTTGAATTGCTGACCTGTGATGTGCTTTTAAGATTACATCATACAACAACATTACTCAATTCTCTTCTTTTTTTTTTTGAATTTTCTGTTTCGTCTATAATCAACAGAACACATGATTCGCTCATTTGTCTATATTTGTCAAAACCCTAAACCCAAACATGGCAGTCTCTCTCCCTGGCTGGTTTTTAGTCAACACGTATGAATCCGAATTTGAACTATACAACAAGTTTTTTTCATTTTCAGATAATATTTGTTGGTATCTGGTCAAACCCAGAGACGCAACAACTTCTGTAACATCAGGAATAGTGCACCTAGATGAAAAAAAATGCACTCACTCACTCTTCGTACATTTTATCACATAGAAAGAGAGATTTGTTGGGCTGTATTTGCTAAAGTTAGCATATTCAAACATAGTTGCAATTTATATATAAACCGATCAAGTATCTGTTTGTTGCATAAACCAACCATACACACAAGGGAAGTGAAAAAAAAAATGATGAAAAGCGGCGAGAAAAGAGAAGAAATCATTACATTGGCCATCGACAGAGACAAAGAGAGTCAGAACGCATTGAAATGGACAGTAGACAACCTTGTTAGCAAAGGCCAGACTCTTACTCTTCTTCACGTCAAACTCAAACAGTTCCCTTCTCTTCCCTATTCAGGTATGAATGATATTTTTAAACCCTTTGTTTCTTGTTTCATGAAGTTGAATTAATGTTTCTGTTGTTGTTAATTGCAGTGTCTTACCCGAATAGGTCAGGCGATGACGGGACAGAATTGTTTCTTCCATTCCGCTGCTATTGTGCTAGAAAAGACGTGCGTTTTCGCCTATTTTTTGGCTATCTTTTTCTGTTCATTTTTAACTGATTCTTCTTGTTCTTGTAACAACAGGTCCTCTGCCAAGACGTGATTGTGGAGGACATAAGTGCGGCTAAAGGAATACTTGATTATGTTCAAAAGAATGCAATTGAGACTCTAGTACTCTGTGCATCAAAAATGAATCTTTTAAGGTTCAAAGCAGCGGATGTTTCAAACACCGTCATGAAAAGGGCACCGAGTTTCTGTACAGTATATGCAATCTCTAAAGGAAAAATCTCCTCCATGAAGTCTGCAACATCTTCACTTCCCAACTCCACTATGCGGAGCAATATGAATGGTATATGTGAATAAGTTTGCTGTTCTAATTAAATATCACACAGTTTTTTTTTTTTTTAAACAACTTTTTATTAACCTTAGTGATCAAATGCAGTTGAAAGGAGGCAACATACAATGCATAGAATACATGACGAGATCCAGATCGAGATCAAGTAAGTTTGTTACCACCTCCGATATAACTTGTTACATTCTTTTGCATAGTTTAAATTAAAGGCGACCCAACCAATAATGTTGAATAGGTCTCCCTTTATGAGAAGAGGATACGAAGGCAGATACCAGCCCTCAATGACAGACTCTGACATATCATTTGTGAGTAGTGGAAGACCAAGCGTGGATCTTATGTTCCCTTCCTTTGGTGACCATGTTGATGTTCCCCGCCTCTCAGTCAACTCTGATTATGAAGAAAATCGTATTAGTTTTGCGACCTCATCAT
Proteins encoded:
- the LOC106307857 gene encoding pollen receptor-like kinase 1 — its product is MQSLLFTIHFVSQLCLPTQAVTLSSSSRGYAPLMQVRSFYAMMVPVVSFLLLFLLSTPIHGLSDSEAILRFKKSLVVGQPNALASWDDKTPPCTWDGVLCNRGSVWGLQMENLELSGSIDIDALAGLTSLRTLSFMNNKFGGPLPEFKKLSALKSLYLSNNQFEGEIPMNAFEGMGWLKKIYLAQNKFTGEIPISLATLPKLLELRVDGNQFTGKIPEFEHKLHMLNLSNNAFIGHIPESLTMMDPKVFQGNKGLCGKPLETVCDTPINELPPPPKPSSSRTPLVIMAVVTALTVVIIIGVIILVNRKNKNKQPPLGLETKPSSLQKKTGIREADQSRRDRQQSSHGNGSRLGKKMDTAGGGVENTKLSFLREDRERFELQDLLKASAEILGSGCFGASYKAVLSSGVSMVVKRFKQMNNEGREEFQEHMNRLGRLRHNNLLPIVAFYYRKEEKLLVCDFAERGSLAVNLHGNQSLGKPSLDWPTRLKIVKGVARGLLYLHQDLPGLMAPHGHLKSSNVLLTKNFEPLLTDYGLIPMIDQVKAQEHMVAYKSPEYLQHRRVTKKTDVWGLGILILEILTGKFPANNLQNGNKSEEDLVSWVNLGFQGVWAPGLFDKEMGKTSHCEGQIVSLLKIGLSCCEPDVEKRLEIGVAVEKIEELKEQQGDSEDFYSTYVSETDGRSSKGASTESIDV